The following proteins are co-located in the Polymorphospora rubra genome:
- a CDS encoding type III pantothenate kinase, giving the protein MLLCIDIGNTNTVLATFDGDKLVHSWRIKTDARSTADELGLMFRGLLAGDAVEITGVAACSTVPAALRSLRTMLARYYGGIPSVVVEPGIRTGVQLAIDNPKEVGADRVVNTLAAHALFGGPSIVVDFGTTTNFDVISARGEFLGGAFAPGIEISLDALAARAAQLRKVEPTSPRSVIGKNTVECLQAGMYFGFAGQVDRIVERMAEELGELRAVIATGGLAPVVIDECRTITHHEPMITLIGLRMVFERNV; this is encoded by the coding sequence ATGCTGCTCTGCATCGACATCGGTAATACCAACACCGTCCTCGCCACCTTCGACGGCGACAAGCTGGTGCACTCCTGGCGGATCAAGACCGATGCCAGGTCCACCGCCGACGAGCTGGGCCTGATGTTCCGGGGCCTGCTGGCCGGCGACGCGGTCGAGATCACCGGCGTGGCGGCCTGCTCGACGGTGCCGGCCGCGTTGCGTTCCCTGCGGACGATGCTCGCCCGCTACTACGGCGGGATCCCGAGCGTGGTGGTCGAGCCGGGGATCCGTACCGGGGTGCAGTTGGCGATCGACAACCCCAAGGAGGTCGGGGCCGACCGGGTGGTCAACACCCTCGCGGCGCACGCCCTCTTCGGCGGTCCGTCGATCGTGGTCGACTTCGGTACGACCACCAACTTCGACGTGATCAGCGCCCGGGGCGAGTTCCTCGGCGGGGCCTTCGCGCCGGGCATCGAGATCTCCCTGGACGCGCTCGCGGCCCGGGCGGCGCAGTTGCGCAAGGTCGAGCCGACCAGTCCCCGCTCCGTGATCGGCAAGAACACCGTCGAATGCCTTCAGGCCGGCATGTACTTCGGGTTCGCCGGCCAGGTCGACCGGATCGTCGAGCGGATGGCCGAGGAGTTGGGGGAGTTGCGCGCCGTGATCGCGACCGGTGGCCTCGCCCCGGTGGTGATCGACGAGTGCCGCACCATCACCCACCACGAACCGATGATCACGCTCATCGGACTGCGGATGGTCTTCGAGCGCAACGTCTGA